The following are encoded in a window of Pseudomonadota bacterium genomic DNA:
- the iadA gene encoding beta-aspartyl-peptidase, protein MIPILIRNAEVFAPEPKGRHDLLIAGRSIAAMEPSIELLGSQVEIVDASGRLLMPGLIDALTHPCGGGGEGGFGNRTPELPAAAFAQAGITTPVGALGTDSVTRSMDVLFGHIMALRAQGVDAHMYTGAYRVPPATLTGEVMRDLILIDPVIGVGEVAISDHRSSAPTIDELRRIAADSRVGGIVAGKGGTVLVHVGDGETGLSPLRDALAGSDLPITTFYPTHANRNQRLFGEAMDYARAGGVIDFTVSTTPEFIADGEVPALGALREALASDVPAERLTMSSDAGGSLPHYRNGELIGLQPAPPSSLLETLRDAANQSDEMMSVALAAMTRNPARALGLAHKGQVRVGHDADLLLLDPDTFTLTDVMCRGRWLLRGGEVLC, encoded by the coding sequence GTGATACCGATATTGATTCGCAACGCAGAGGTTTTTGCGCCAGAGCCAAAAGGTAGGCACGACCTGTTAATTGCCGGACGATCAATCGCCGCCATGGAGCCATCAATCGAGCTACTGGGCTCACAGGTGGAAATTGTTGACGCCAGTGGTCGCCTTCTGATGCCGGGGTTGATTGACGCGCTCACCCACCCCTGCGGCGGCGGTGGTGAGGGCGGTTTTGGTAACCGAACCCCGGAGCTGCCGGCAGCGGCATTTGCTCAGGCAGGCATCACCACGCCGGTTGGTGCGCTCGGGACAGATTCGGTCACCCGCAGCATGGACGTACTCTTTGGCCACATCATGGCGCTGCGCGCTCAGGGCGTGGATGCCCACATGTATACCGGTGCTTATCGCGTTCCGCCGGCGACCCTGACGGGCGAGGTGATGCGCGACCTGATTCTGATCGACCCCGTGATCGGTGTGGGTGAAGTGGCCATTTCCGATCATCGATCCTCCGCGCCGACAATTGACGAGCTGCGTCGCATCGCGGCTGATTCACGCGTCGGTGGCATCGTCGCCGGCAAGGGCGGCACCGTCCTGGTTCATGTCGGCGACGGCGAAACCGGGCTCTCGCCGCTTCGCGATGCGCTTGCGGGCAGCGACCTGCCCATAACCACGTTTTATCCAACGCACGCCAACCGAAACCAACGGCTTTTTGGCGAAGCCATGGACTATGCCCGGGCTGGTGGCGTCATTGATTTTACTGTCTCGACAACGCCGGAATTCATCGCTGACGGTGAGGTCCCGGCTCTCGGTGCGCTACGAGAAGCATTGGCGAGTGACGTTCCGGCGGAACGGTTAACCATGTCCTCTGACGCCGGCGGCTCGCTGCCTCACTACAGAAACGGCGAGTTGATTGGGCTGCAGCCCGCGCCACCATCTTCACTGCTGGAAACTCTGCGCGACGCCGCAAACCAATCGGATGAAATGATGTCGGTCGCGCTCGCCGCCATGACGCGCAACCCGGCCCGCGCGCTCGGACTGGCACATAAAGGCCAGGTTCGGGTTGGCCATGATGCCGATCTGCTGCTGCTGGACCCGGACACATTCACCCTGACCGACGTGATGTGCCGCGGCCGGTGGCTGCTCCGGGGCGGTGAGGTGCTGTGTTAA
- a CDS encoding helix-turn-helix transcriptional regulator, translating into MDFDFATLLIVLASQTLLLATVVFWSRPGIRAKWAVAAFSAASGLYVWFHVLSDGLSPLARQQLGAIFANETLPGALLLVFVYGALFDVGERRIRWILLLPLLELIARLGAPLLLGKDFALPPLALAALGQFSILLFSAFALWLLIRHRVAYLMQSADNRLSAVYLYVSPALAIFVINLAWICVQWFGGEASFFAFRVLFVLLLSLTLVWQLLVLFFGNLSFYHVNEATSPPEAHSVSGDPARPQADREDRKGVRALDLERITGTIRDQELFLDPNLTLIALARKLGTNRASLSHLINSAGEVNFNRFINEFRVERARRLLETSEKQIIDVAFDCGFNSKATFNRVFRQLAGETPSRYRSLAMKPGEGDDSERLDTLELS; encoded by the coding sequence ATGGATTTTGATTTCGCGACTCTGCTGATCGTACTGGCCTCGCAGACCCTGCTATTAGCCACGGTCGTCTTTTGGTCCCGCCCAGGCATCCGGGCAAAATGGGCGGTTGCGGCGTTCTCAGCCGCTTCCGGGCTGTACGTTTGGTTCCACGTGTTGTCTGACGGGCTTTCGCCGCTGGCGAGACAGCAGCTGGGAGCAATCTTCGCTAACGAAACGCTGCCGGGCGCGCTGCTTTTGGTCTTTGTCTACGGTGCTCTGTTTGACGTTGGGGAGCGTCGGATTCGGTGGATCCTGCTCTTACCCTTGCTGGAATTGATCGCGCGCCTCGGCGCGCCGCTTCTGCTGGGCAAAGACTTCGCGTTACCTCCGCTTGCCTTAGCGGCACTGGGGCAGTTTTCCATTCTTCTCTTTTCCGCGTTCGCGCTCTGGTTGCTGATACGGCACCGGGTAGCCTACCTGATGCAGTCGGCCGACAATCGACTTTCAGCGGTCTATCTGTACGTCTCACCGGCACTCGCGATCTTCGTCATCAATCTCGCCTGGATTTGTGTCCAGTGGTTCGGAGGAGAGGCGAGTTTCTTCGCGTTTCGAGTGCTTTTTGTTCTGTTGCTGTCCCTGACGCTGGTCTGGCAGCTATTGGTGTTGTTTTTTGGGAATTTGTCGTTTTATCACGTCAATGAGGCCACCTCACCGCCCGAGGCGCACTCTGTCTCGGGGGATCCGGCAAGACCACAAGCAGATCGGGAAGACAGGAAAGGCGTACGTGCCCTGGATCTTGAGCGGATCACCGGCACCATTCGTGACCAGGAGCTGTTTCTTGACCCTAACCTGACATTGATTGCACTCGCCCGAAAGCTGGGCACCAACCGCGCCTCGCTCTCGCACCTGATCAACAGCGCCGGGGAGGTTAACTTCAATCGGTTCATTAACGAGTTTCGGGTTGAGCGGGCCAGGCGGCTGCTAGAGACGTCAGAAAAGCAGATCATCGACGTGGCCTTCGACTGCGGATTCAATTCCAAAGCCACCTTCAACCGGGTCTTTCGGCAGCTGGCGGGTGAGACGCCAAGTCGGTATCGCTCCCTCGCAATGAAGCCTGGCGAGGGCGATGACTCTGAACGACTGGATACCCTAGAACTCAGCTAA
- a CDS encoding serine hydrolase domain-containing protein, producing MLLRSLAAALLLTGNPSNADTLAHRKAQLDTLVPPLLKEHNVPAVSIAVANQDGLTLAATYGEAKPGEAATEETLFNVASVTKLLAAETILQLAASGTIELDQPMAPTFVDPDIADDPRALQLTPRHALAHQTGFPNWRSMLEDKRLAFQFDPGSRPGYSGEGFEYVARYAEAVTNKTFPDLVAEMTGLGTHQDRVAFTDGSPYASDFAWSRIASGEFAPADASSTWSAADNLYVSAATFAGFLGRLLDGSLPPSVEKDRRTIQFDMTQMFCGRPAFAKVCPKAIGFGLSGIIFRYENETVLWQGGGDKGEKAIAFYVPEKNLAVVIFTNGVNGARLFSPIASVFYDNPDYIEYLRIQGEQG from the coding sequence GTGCTGTTACGCTCGCTCGCCGCCGCATTGCTTCTGACCGGCAACCCGTCTAACGCTGACACCCTCGCTCATCGGAAAGCACAGCTCGATACGCTGGTGCCTCCCCTGCTAAAAGAGCACAACGTCCCGGCGGTCAGTATCGCCGTCGCCAACCAAGACGGCCTGACGCTCGCCGCAACCTATGGCGAGGCCAAGCCCGGTGAAGCGGCGACTGAGGAAACCCTCTTCAACGTCGCCTCAGTCACCAAGCTGCTGGCCGCTGAGACCATTTTGCAGCTCGCGGCGTCTGGAACAATCGAGCTGGACCAGCCGATGGCGCCGACCTTCGTCGACCCGGATATCGCTGACGACCCAAGAGCCCTTCAGCTCACGCCGCGACACGCTCTGGCTCACCAAACCGGCTTCCCCAACTGGCGATCGATGCTGGAGGACAAGCGATTGGCCTTCCAGTTCGACCCAGGCTCGCGACCGGGCTACTCCGGTGAAGGATTTGAATACGTAGCCCGCTACGCGGAAGCGGTGACGAATAAAACCTTCCCGGATCTTGTCGCCGAAATGACTGGCCTCGGAACCCACCAAGACCGTGTCGCTTTTACCGACGGTTCGCCGTACGCGTCGGACTTTGCCTGGTCGAGGATCGCCAGCGGCGAGTTTGCGCCCGCCGACGCCAGCAGCACTTGGTCCGCGGCGGACAACCTTTACGTAAGCGCGGCCACCTTTGCCGGTTTCCTGGGGCGTTTGCTTGACGGGTCCCTACCCCCCAGCGTTGAGAAGGATCGCCGGACGATTCAATTCGACATGACCCAAATGTTCTGCGGTCGGCCAGCGTTTGCAAAGGTCTGCCCCAAGGCTATCGGTTTTGGCCTGTCCGGAATCATCTTCCGCTACGAAAATGAGACCGTCCTCTGGCAGGGTGGCGGAGACAAAGGTGAGAAGGCCATCGCCTTTTATGTCCCCGAGAAAAACCTGGCGGTGGTGATCTTTACCAACGGCGTAAATGGCGCACGGCTATTCTCACCGATTGCGTCGGTCTTCTATGACAATCCAGACTACATCGAATACCTGCGCATACAGGGCGAACAGGGCTGA
- a CDS encoding glutathione S-transferase N-terminal domain-containing protein, which translates to MMTDLADNLISRSIDVMSSSLSTALRPGMGIGTRPAAVKPAQTLELYEFESCPFCRLVREALTELDLDAVIYPCPKGGQRFRPTAEELGGRSQFPFLVDPNTGTAMYESLAIVRYLFETYGRRSLPLKWRFTGAQKLGSTLAGIPRPWQGRRARPGRLPNQMLELYSFESSPFARPVRERLCEMEIPYVLRSCGRSSMRDWVPPPVRKALNVHPSAALPNRRDLLERAGQISIPCLYDPNSETLMFESRAIKRYLRETYR; encoded by the coding sequence ATGATGACCGACCTCGCTGATAACCTCATTTCGCGGAGCATTGACGTGATGTCCTCCAGCCTCAGTACCGCGCTGCGACCCGGTATGGGCATTGGCACGAGGCCGGCCGCGGTGAAACCAGCGCAAACCCTTGAGCTTTACGAGTTTGAAAGCTGCCCGTTTTGCCGGCTCGTGCGTGAGGCGTTAACGGAGCTGGATCTCGACGCCGTCATCTATCCCTGTCCAAAAGGTGGCCAACGGTTCCGACCGACGGCCGAGGAGCTCGGGGGCAGGAGTCAGTTTCCTTTTCTGGTGGATCCCAATACCGGGACAGCGATGTATGAGTCGCTGGCCATTGTGCGCTACCTCTTTGAAACCTATGGTCGGCGGTCGCTGCCTCTCAAATGGCGTTTCACGGGGGCGCAAAAGCTGGGCTCGACTCTCGCGGGAATTCCTCGACCCTGGCAAGGCCGGCGCGCGCGTCCAGGGCGACTGCCAAACCAGATGCTCGAGCTGTACAGCTTTGAGTCCAGCCCCTTCGCGCGACCGGTACGCGAACGGCTTTGTGAGATGGAAATTCCGTACGTGCTCCGAAGCTGCGGCCGCAGCTCGATGCGAGACTGGGTGCCGCCGCCGGTGCGAAAGGCGCTTAACGTGCATCCTTCCGCGGCGCTGCCGAATCGACGAGACCTGCTGGAACGCGCCGGCCAAATTTCTATTCCCTGTCTGTATGACCCGAACTCCGAGACGCTGATGTTCGAATCGCGCGCAATAAAGCGGTATCTCCGAGAGACATACCGCTGA